Below is a window of Coregonus clupeaformis isolate EN_2021a chromosome 15, ASM2061545v1, whole genome shotgun sequence DNA.
ACACTGATTATTGTTGGACACTGGGTCATACCAACCTTGGGGAGGGGTTCTAGAATGATCTCCCCTGAGAGTTCTTGTTTAACACATCTCTTTCTGTGTCACTGTTGCATCACTGCTGTCCCCATAGGCCAGGGAGGTGGCTGGGACTGGGAGCTCCGAGCGACTGATGTCTCTGGTGAACAGAAGTGTTTCTAATATTGGGCCAAGTGTAGCCTAGGCCTCCACCACCTTCCCCTAGCGAGGTCGTTTGACTGTAGTTAGATGGTTCTATTGGGCTCCATGTTTGTTTGCTCTAACATCTTTATGTTGCGTTTAATTAACCCTGCAGTTGACCTACAGTAGCACTCATAATCCCCCAGTCTAGTGTGGTGTACTCAGGCTAAACTTCTCTCTACTGTTCTATGGGAGAAGGCTGCTGTTGAAACACTTACTCAGCTCAACATTTTGCAGTTGGGTTTGCAGTGTTTGCTTAGCTAATGACAGCGGAAGAGTTATCTGTGTATTTTTATGCGAGTCTTTCATGGCAGAGCTGTTTGGATGGCTTGTTGTGGTTGGCTTTGCCCcattgatggtgtgtgtgtggaccgtTATTCAACTGCTCAATGAGGACACTGCAGTCTCCGCAGTGTTCTACACACCCAGCTATCGCTATGGGAACCTCTGGGACTTGGCAAGGTGCCCATGAGGCcagtgagagaggggaagggagagggactGAGAGAGACAAAAGAGAGCTGTGACACATCTCGCTATGGCAACACTCACATAGTTCTTGGTAGGCCTGACCAACTTCTAGTCCCATAGTGAAGAGCGTTAGACAGATAGTATGTTAGTTTACTAGGATGCTGTATTTGTTTATATGTTCAGAGGCTAACCTGTATTTTGGGTTAAAACAGGCTTACATGCAGCGTAGGGTTTAACCTCAATTGAAAGGTACACTGAGTGACATCCGAGAGCATATTTTATTGTTTATATATTTGATTATTCTAATTGAATGCTAATGTAACATGTCTGGCAAGTATCTCAGGTGGTTATCCTTGGAGACTGGAGGCAATCTCTTCTGCAGGTCATGCAATCGACTCGGTGTATTGCGTTTGAACTCTCCTACTCTGTTCTGCCACGAGTGTTGATTTGCCCTCTTGTGGTTTCAAATGGTGCTCCAGGAGCACAGTTTTCTAAACCCCCTCAGCCCTTGCTCTAGCCACTTTCCCTCGGGGGAATCCCTGTTGAAACCGGATGCAGTTTGATTGCCATCTTAAGGGGAGGTCCAATTCACTAACGTTGAGCCCTCGATTTAGCTCGAGGGAGCGAGTGAACAATGTTGGTCACTTGTGGGGTTGAAATGACCCACAATTCAATCTGTAGTCACATGTCAAACTCTGGTGGCTGCAAAGTGTCCAATTTTATCAAGGCTACATTTTTGGCATGTCAGAAAAAAGTATGAAGCTAGCTtgctataatatatatatatatatatatatatatatatatatatatatatatatatatattgattttaGCATTGGCAAATTGGCTTAGTCTCATAGTGAGGAGCCTATAAAACGTAGCTAAATACATAAACATATTTTTTGGAATTCTGAAATGTATTGGAATAAATGACCAAACTATAAAAGATACGTTAGTTTACTAGGTACATTTAATAGCTTTAGGTTGGTTGTTTTTTAAGCTCAACTTCAAAATTCCCACCAAGGACGTTGCCTCTCCGATCATCACTCGCCCTCGCTTGGGCAAAGGACATTTAAGGTACACTCGGATGTGACGATGTAAAACGTCATTCAAGGGCTGAGGGTTTGGGGCCGAGGGCGGTCTACTTTGAGATTGAAACGCAgccccagaggcgcaacatcgcgagacttccgggaacgcttgcgaaacagaccaacAGACCAGAAATGaaaattcttccttagttgttcgTTTTCtctaaatctaaaggcacaacctagatttgagacaatgtcttaagtagttgaccatgttattactccaacattgtgaaagtgacaaatgtacacattttcgtcaaaaactactttatatcgaaggagtgccttttgatttgacggcctgcacatgcacaGTTCGGCGCGAGGCaaccgttagacccgatgacgtgtttctgcacatgagcttagctagccaacgtcaaCATGACATCACCTACATGTGTGATCgaggatttctattggagaagcagtttctgcctatcttcatactgtactgtcttttgATTAAACTTTCCAAACGCTAGTTCTTGAAGCTAAAAAATATCCATTAGAGGTTTTTGTCCTGCTCTTGGGCGAAATTTGATTTGTGTGCTACAACCCTCATGATGAATCAGATCCACTGCATTGTAATAAACTAGGCCTATGTCTATTTTGCTACATGATGTGTAATATAGCCCTGATGAATCAGACCCACTGTAACCTCTTAAAGGATAAAGATGTGTTAGGACTACTAGCACCATAGTTTATTACAATCTCTCCCTCCAGGATAAAGCGGTGTAAGGATTACTATGAAGTCCTGGGCATCAGTAAGGAGGCCAATGAGGAGGAGCTGAAGAAAGCCTACAGGAAACTAGCGCTAAAGTTCCACCCAGACAAAAACCAAGCCCCCGGAGCCACAGAGGCCTTCAAAAGTAAGATGTTTTGCATGGATTGTTTTTGAGTGCGGGGCTAATCACTCATTTAGCTGTAGTGTAGAGCCACCTGTACCCAAGACCCGATTCCGGGAcctagaattctaaataatgtatCAGGTCGGATATGATTGACATGGGtctcgggtgtgtgtgtgtgtgtgtgtgtgtgtgtgtgtgtgtgtgtgtgtggagagagagatcaTGAGCCTCACGCCGTGTGAGGCTAAAGTTAGGAGCTATCTAATCGAAGATGGTATTAAAATAATGGAGctaaaggagaaggataggctacaatgacCGAGTACCAACAGGTAGGcaggctgctacttaatattctgaatggagttgtttgTAACTGTAGGATCAGAAAGTGCATGCACTGCAGCCtcagttagcctagctagctaacgttagctagcttaacttgcttctcccggtttgatgcagtcaagacaggcactACGCACtcatatttgatgataaataacctagcaaTGGCAGCTATTAGTCTTCTATAGCGAGTCtgcttggttggttgctgtctctccctccctctcccgccTGCTAGAGCGGCACtgttctctcgctcgctctctcactcacGCTTTATCAGctcaggttaataaagtagcttaaaaaaTTACTTTTCTTCTGCTTCCCTCACTGATCGGACCGGGTCTCCCCCCACAGCATTGTTAGCAGCATTAATTTGACCTGCCATTAATTTAATTGGAGGACTGGCAGAGTTTCCATGTCTGGGTCTCTTTGGGATTCCCCCGATGTGAAGTTTGCAGATCAGTGTAAAATGGGGCGTCGGAACCGAGCCAATGTCTGGTGTCCTTTTTCTCTGATTTAGTGTGACACTTATTGACACGAGGGTGTGTCGTTGTGGTTCTAACAGAGATCGGCAACGCGTATGCCGTGCTCAGCAACACGGACAAGAGAAAGCAGTATGACCTCACGGGAGCAGAGGACCTACCAGCCCTGGCCACGCCCACGGCCAAGGGTTTGACTTCCACCGAGGCTTCGAGGCTGACATCACTCCCGAGGACCTCTTCAACATGTTCTTCGGAGGAGGATTCCCCTCTTGtaagagacacacatacacctgAAGTTAATTTCATTACGGGGTTCCAGAGTTTGTCTCCAATGTTTTAATAAACAAGTCTTAATTCATTACATTAATTAAATACAATTGTCTTGCTCAAACATGAACGCTTATTAAATTAGTATTGTATTGCAAGTCTTAGCAGAGTCACTAACCGGGTACTCCTCTCCACAGCGGCTGCCCACACATTCACCAACGGCAGGGCACGATACAGCCAGCAGACGGACCAAAGacgggagagagcagaggagaggggagaggtacgTATGTCTGGCATCTGCACTGCCAGCTGAATACTGTGACTGTCAATATAATACCTAGTGAGTCTGGGATAACTTCAGGTCAGATTTCCCCAGCAGACCCCCTTCTACAGCTATGGGAGTCTCGGCAGCATATTGCAGGCTCTAATTTTGTGAAGGACACAACTCTTCCAGTCTTGACTGGGATGAGCTCTAGTTAATTTCAGTGTGATGCATAGGAAAGCAGGAAAAGTGCAAAGTTACTAACAGGACAGTACATGTCTTTACATATTAAATAGTAATATATGCCAttcagcagacacttttatccgaagcggcttagtcatgcgtgcatacattttacatataagtggtcccgggaatcaaactcactatcctggcgttgcaagcgccatgctccaccaactgagctagagGACAAAATAGTGTATGTTTACTGATATGTTTAATGATTTGTAATGTGTTGTTGTCCAGGGAGGGTTCTCCATGTTTATCCAGCTGATACCCATCGTTGTACTGATCCTGGTGTCCATCCTGAGCCAACTGATGGTGTCCACACCCCCCTACAGCCTCTACTCCAGaccgtacgtacacacacacacacacacacactagggtcgTGTTCAGTATGGCTCACGGTACTTAAaggttttgcaacggaaaacaaaaatcTGTGTTCCTATTGGACACATCACGCATTTCGGTGGTACCACtccttttcaaaatgttttcTCCCAGCTGAACACGACACAAACCTTTTATTCTGGACCACTGCTCCACACACTCAGTGCTGAAAAATACTGTCAAATAGTGATGCATGCTGTATGTAACGGACACACCTTTACCTTCAGTAAAGTACTGAAACATTTCGGGTGTGTGTATGATCATGCCCatagcctcctctcttcaccTGGTATAAAGATATGATGCATGAAAAGAGCTGTGGATCTAGCTGTTCTCAGAACAGCGACATGTAACCTGACTGATGCCTGTCCTCTCCAGGTCCACAGGGCAGACGGTGAAACGGCAGACCGAGAACCTGCGTGTAGATTACTACGTCAACAGAGACTTCAAGTCCGAGTACAAGGGCTCCAATCTGCAGAAGCTGGAGAAGAACGTGGAGGAGGACTACGTGTCTAATGTCAGAAACAACTGCTGGAAGGAGAGGCAGACGAGTAAGAGTCTTATTAGAGTTGGGCGGtgtccagattttcataccgtcataccgtttctgtaccataccggggtatacggtattaccaGAAGTATTTTTTTTTATGATGGGGAGGGTGCAAtaaacaatttaggcaacagggatcttgatccaggaggagattgaatgtctctgctgtaaccaagaagctttatcttgacatctagccacttagttagcaaaccaaatgcatagctggagccctgagcttgatcatttatttgacacatcttagattttTTTTATAGTTATACTTAACTTATAGTTAAAAGCAGTGGTGTAGCACGCACCCCGTCACCCCCCGCAGGGTATAATTACAGTGATGACTTCAATCAAATAAGCCCCATGTGATGCAATACAACTACCCCTACAAACACGCATTCATTTCATTCTATTTTGTGACGAAAGCTTTCCCTCAAAGTAGCTTAGTGTGATATGGTTGATATTGACTGACTCTTCTCTGTtcatctcccccttctctctcagaAACTGACTTGATGTACGCTGCTAAGGTCTACAGGGACGACCGCCTGCGTAAGAAAGCTGAGCTGATGACCATGGATAACTGCAGGGAGCTGGACAGACTAAATGACCTGTTCAGGGGGGGCTGAGCCCGCCCGACGCCGCAGGCTCCCACAGAACGCTTTTAGAGGAGATATATGAATAGATATAtgtatgtaaatgttttttttttaaggaaaaACCATGGAGATGGAaaggagaaaaaaatatataaaaatgattAGCCTTACTGTTGAAGTTCTAAGTTGTCTCTCCCCCAGTACCGTCCTTCcatcctcctcaccccctcctccctgggagctgccttgctgcatctcaaTGAACCGACTGAACAATAGATCAACCAACCTCCCAAAACACTTGAGAACCACAACCTCTTTTTCTCTTCTTTCTTTGCTTGTCTTTTTTGTGTTTTCCGGAAATAAGAACCCACTCTGGAAATGAACACTGACGGTAAAAGCAGAAGGCATCGTGGTGGTGCCTCTGAGTATTGAGGCGCCAAGCATTCTGCTGTAACAAGCAAATCACAATCTTCTTCACTTTAGATAACTACTTCACCTGCTTGACTTAACAAGATGTTTAGGCTCATCTGGAGATGCTGCCCTCCTTCCAATCCATACATTAGCAGTGCTAATATCGTGAGGAACCCAGAGAATGCTTCCTAGCTACCACAGTGGAACCTTGTGTAGAGTTCCATGGACCTTGAAGTTCATTCCGCAGATGAAGAAATGACCACAGTCTCACTCGAGAACTTTGTTGGCCTGGGAAAAATGTGAAGTTGGAACCATAATCAAACGGACATCTAAACTCACTTATTCTTCTTCATCAAGTTGTACATTTTTCATTTTGAATGTTTTGAAAGTTATTTAAGTAGAAAAACAAGGTTTTTCTTCATTGCTCGACTAATCATTTGAATAAACGATAAATTATTACCAGAAGCAGTTTTAATTTGTTCCAAGCACAAGAGCGTGTGCAATTTTGCTATGAAGCAGATGGCATAGTAGTGCAGGTTAAACAGTAGACTGGATATTGcatcttttttaaatgttttatattaGCACTCTTTCAGACTGTGTAGGCCTGTGCTTTCCACACCTGAATAGTCTCCCTGGCATACAGATCCCTTACTCTATTAGTAGTTTGTATACAGTTTCACTTTCATTTTGCAGGAGGCCTTATTCTCAACCCAATATGGCCTCACCATATTTATGAGGCTGGTCAAAGATGTGTTGACATGGATTTCTATGGCTACATGCTCCAGCTTGGTACCCAAACAGGTCGGTACTGTGATCCATAAAACTGCAATGCAACTGAACAAGTCTACTAGAATGGGTAATTTGCTGTTTTTTCCTGTAAATCCACATGTGAATTGTAGTGTGGTTTGTTTTCTGAAGAATCCGTAGCAAACTACATAGAGTATAGGCCTACAGTGAAAATCACTTTTATTGATTTAATATTGCCTTAAAACAGAAACCAAGTCAATTTCTCAGTTTAAAAaaaacatcaaatcagtcatGAACATACATTTGGTATCGCTGGCATGCATGAACTTTGAACATTGATGCGTTATGAGTGACCACGTGTACTACAAGtgcaaatgtaaatgttgtcACTGATAGGCGTATTGCTGTCATGTGACTACTCCCACAACCCGGAAAGGGAATTCTATGACAGCGGATCAGTTGACGTCGAATAGGATTTATATTGAAACAACATTTGGGAAAGTGTGAAATGATTTTCTACCGACGTTTGGTCGAGTCATTTAACTTTGGAGTCACATGCCGACCAATTGCAACTATTTTCTAGCATCCGGTGCTGTCGTCATGCATCATAACAGTTGCATCTCGGTTTTTCTCGTGGGCTTACTGTGTTCCTATGGATTTCTGAGCTGTGTGTCTTCCTGTAGTAAGGAACCTGAACCAGAAACACCTGACTGGCGAATGACATTAAAAACCATTCGCAATGGGATCCATAACATTGACAAATACCTCAACGTTGCTCTGGACTTATTTGGAGGTCATGATGGATTGTGTCACTATGAATGCAGCGATGGTAAGGTCTCTCTCAGGCTACACACACAGTAAATCATTGTTGGTAGTGGAAATAAAACATGGCCATAACTACTTTGCTCATTGCTTATTATGCAGACAAGCCGTTTACTCAAAAGCACAGTTAAAAGTGATTAATGTTCCACAAACAAAGGAGATAAGAACCACCGTATGTATTTTGAGTTGTAAACCATTAAACTGGTACAGTGCGATCCCCAACACACTATGTAGCCTCTGAACAGGTTATCTCTCTCAACAAGATAAAGAAGAACTCAGAACACCTCTACCTTTGCTCTTTCCTTGCAGGTTACAAACCAGAACCCCGGCCTGGTTACAAACCACCCCCACCCAATGGATGTGGGACGCCCCTCTTCGGAGTCCAGGTGAGCTAGTGTCCTGTCTGACTTCGATCTATAGCAGTGGTCTTCCCTATTAGTCCTGAGGGGGCGCAGTGTGTGCAGGCTGTTgtcccagcccagcactaacactccTGATTAAGCAATTCATGGTTTTTA
It encodes the following:
- the LOC121580783 gene encoding LOW QUALITY PROTEIN: dnaJ homolog subfamily B member 14 (The sequence of the model RefSeq protein was modified relative to this genomic sequence to represent the inferred CDS: inserted 1 base in 1 codon; deleted 4 bases in 2 codons), which translates into the protein MYCSVVLCAQLVEHGACAKPGEEERWEGNRGEAEKCINIATKALEAGXKDKAVKFLNKAEKLYPTHKAKALLDTLTRNGSSAGNGAHCRQRTTDSSSESTNARPGGEGQEAGGEPSTKGFTKDQVEGVQRIKRCKDYYEVLGISKEANEEELKKAYRKLALKFHPDKNQAPGATEAFKKIGNAYAVLSNTDKRKQYDLTGAEDTSPGHAHGQGFDFHRGFEADITPEDLFNMFFGGGFPSSAAHTFTNGRARYSQQTDQRRERAEERGEGGFSMFIQLIPIVVLILVSILSQLMVSTPPYSLYSRPSTGQTVKRQTENLRVDYYVNRDFKSEYKGSNLQKLEKNVEEDYVSNVRNNCWKERQTKTDLMYAAKVYRDDRLRKKAELMTMDNCRELDRLNDLFRGG
- the LOC121580790 gene encoding group XIIA secretory phospholipase A2, whose translation is MPTNCNYFLASGAVVMHHNSCISVFLVGLLCSYGFLSCVSSCSKEPEPETPDWRMTLKTIRNGIHNIDKYLNVALDLFGGHDGLCHYECSDGYKPEPRPGYKPPPPNGCGTPLFGVQFDIGIPSLTKCCNQHDRCYDTCNRDKHDCDDEFQECLETICRRLQKMLGLAQSVQACENTVTLLFEAVMHMGCKPYMDSQRDSCICKFEVKRDL